The following nucleotide sequence is from Bacteroidales bacterium.
GCGTAATGGCCTGCTCGGCCAAAACCAACGCAGGAATTGATGTTCTGTGGAATACCATCAACGAATACATCACCCTCACCAAAGCCAACGGCTACTTTGAAACCAAACGAAGAGAACAGAATCTTGACTGGCTGCAGGAAACCATCCTGGATCTGCTGCAGTCAGAATTTTACCGGCATCCCGGCGTAGCTTCCCTGCTGCAGAAATATACCGCTGAAGTGGCAAAAAACAAAATTACTCCGTACTTTGCAGCCCGTCATCTAATGGAAACGTATCATCAAAAAAAATAACCTTATGAAAAAAGCATTCTTCTTTCTTGTGCTGATTATTCTGGCCTCAGCATGCAAAAACGATAAAAACGCCTACACCATTAAGGGGAAAATGGACGGGTTGGCCAATACCCGGGTATATCTCAAAAAAGAAATAAACGAACGCTTTTCGGTAGCCGATTCGGCCATAACCGACAAAAAAGGCAATTTTCTCTTCAAAGGAACGGTTGAATATCCCGAATTTGCCATGCTGGTTTTTAACGACACGCTGATGGTGAGGCTGTTTCTTGAACCCGGTACCATCAAAATAGATGCTTCGGCATCACAAATTAAAAATGCCCGGATTGACGGTTCACCTGTTACCATGGAACTGAAAGCCTATCAGGATACTCTCACCCTGCTCTTCGGCAAAACGGAAGATTCGCTCTATGCCATCTACCGGAATGCAAGGGAAAATAACGACAAGAAGCTTCTGAACGAAGTCATCAGCAGTCTGGATGAACTCGACCGTAAAGTAAATGCATTCAAGCGCGATTACGTGCGCCGGCATGCCGCTTCTGCCATCGCCCCCTATATTGTATGGAGGGAACTGTCGTATGAAATGGAACCCGAAGAAATGGAATCCTTCATTGCAGTATTTGACCCCCGTGCCAGCCAGTCGACCTGCGTTACCAACCTGCGCAACCGGATAGAAACCCTGCGCAAAGTAGCCATAGGACAGCCTGCACCCGATTTTTCACTTAAAACCCCTGACGGCCGCCTGGTTTCCCTTTCTTCACAATTGGGGCACTACCTGCTGATTGACTTCTGGGCATCGTGGTGCGGACCCTGCAGAAGGGAAAATCCCAATGTAGTAAAAGCCTACCAGGCCTTTCACAAAAAAGGATTTGACATACTGGGCGTTTCGCTCGACAGAGACTCGG
It contains:
- a CDS encoding AhpC/TSA family protein; this encodes MLVFNDTLMVRLFLEPGTIKIDASASQIKNARIDGSPVTMELKAYQDTLTLLFGKTEDSLYAIYRNARENNDKKLLNEVISSLDELDRKVNAFKRDYVRRHAASAIAPYIVWRELSYEMEPEEMESFIAVFDPRASQSTCVTNLRNRIETLRKVAIGQPAPDFSLKTPDGRLVSLSSQLGHYLLIDFWASWCGPCRRENPNVVKAYQAFHKKGFDILGVSLDRDSARWVKAIEDDKLEWTQVSDLKYWDCEPARLYGVRSIPANFLLNPEGIIIAKNLTGEALYQKLKELLK